gctttaaaaaaactaaattgaTTCTGTAATTTGTTATAGGACAAAGCATTTTACCATGTTGGGAGGAAATGATGGAGCAGATGCAAGAAGGGGATGATATGAATGTAGTAAAATCTGGTGATTCTTCAGAAGTGGTTAATATTGAAGAAAGGTATCATTCATGTTGAAAGGAATAGAAATGTGACAGTTTCGTATAAAAGccaactattattattactattattaatgtattattgttttattgttaataattaattttttattgagggattaatgttttacagtcaagagtaaatacaatagtttgtacatgcataacatttcccagtttttcacataacagtacaacccccattaggtcctctgccatcatgtttcaggacctgaaccctccccccgaacccccccccccccatcccagagtcttttattttggtgcaaaatACTAACTCCAGTCAAgttctgattagtgttttctcttctgatcttatttttcaacttctgcctatgagtgagatcattccatattcatccttctatttctgacttacttcacttaacatttcttttttaaaatatttatttatttattcccttttgtttcccttgttgttttattgttgtacttattattgttgttgttggataggacagagagaaatggagagaggaggggaagacagagggggagagaaagagagacacctgcagacctgcttcaccatttgtgaagcgactcccctgaaagtggggagctgggttcttgaacctggatcactttgtgccatgtgcatttaacccactgtgctaccgcctgactcccaaaataatttcttaaagctccatccaagatgggtaaaAGCCAGCCATTATTATCGAGTACTTTCTTTGTTGGAAAAGTCCATAGTTTTCTTGTTTTTGCTGGAATATGTTCTTAAGTATAATGTTAAAGATAACCATTCACATTCTGTCAGCAATAGGAGGTGGTAGGGAAGCATCAAAGTATATTTGACATTATCTTTAGAAGAACTGAGCAGTCTTTTCACATAAAATTTTTGAGAGGGCTAGACAGTGTTGCACCCACTTAAATGCTTGTATTACcacacataaggacccaggttgaagcccccagtccttaccagcgggggaaagcttcatgagtggtgaagtattgccacaagtgtgtgtctgtctgtctgtctctccctctccatccccctatctctctcaatttccatttgttgtatcaaatgaaataaataaataaagcttaaaatatttaaaaatacacaaaaaataggaaaaaatattgaTACAATTATTTTTTAGTTAGTAAATTATGTATtgaataagaaaaacaaagactgGATTTACATTTGATGTCATAATTATAATTATGTAAGTCTGGTTAAAGAATATTAAATTTTATGgcctaaaatgtattttaaattttaaatttcagtGAATATGCTGGATGGGCAAAAAGACTGTATTCTTATTGTTAAAGATCATAAAAATGCATATTTAGggaggaaggtagatagcataatggttatacaaacagactgtcatgcctgaggctctaaagtcccaggttcaagcccctgaaccaccataagtcagagctgagcagtgttctggttaaaaaaaaaaaaagcatatttaaTGAACTAATTTTGAAGTATAGTTTGAAGCTGTAGGATGAATATAGTACTCCTTAAGTTATTCTACATATAGATAAAAAGGAGCTTTAGTACTCTTCAAACATGAGTCTTGTGTGTTTCTCTACTTTGACAGATGAAGAGAGATTATTATAGTTAATTAAGTTCTCAGAGTGTCAACTTTGCAAAAGTGTAGTTTGGGATGTCTATAATAGAAACTCTAAAGGCAAAGTAGCCATTACATTATAATTTTCTCGctaaatgattttcttttcttttttttttgctgatcaGGCCTATTAAAGCTGCTactagagagagaaagcagacattTGAAGACTACTTAGAAGAACAAATTTGGTTGGAAGAACAAGAACTGAAAAAAAGACAGCTAAGGGTCAGCATTTCACTATTTTGATTAAATAGTTGAAGACTTGAGAGATGTACTTATAACTTGCTTTAAAAATAGGGTGCTGGGAGATAACTCATGTAATAAagtgtacactcaaccatgtgtaAGACTCCAGTTCCCAGCCTCCACCAACCACTTGAGAGCACCCTGCAAaggtgaagcttcataagtagtggaacagtgctatggtgtctctcttttttgtctctgtttccACCCTCTGTTaggaacaaaggaagaaaggaatttgTTGGGATTGGTGAAATTACATAGGCATGAAGCTccagtggcaaaaacaccccaaaaCAAACTCCCAAAATGAATGAAAATCAGCTTTCTGGTGCATAATGAGAAAGCTAAATGTTAAGGCAAATGACTTGCTTTTGCCTGAGCTCCTGGGTTCAGTTCATGGCACTGCATAACTGTGTAGTAATgctctattttctcttttctttctttctttcttttttttttttaggacagagagaaatggagagaggaggggaagacagagagagagggggaaagatagacacctgcttcactgcctttcagtcgactcccctgcaggtggggagccgggggctcaaaccgggatccttacacacgtccttgtgcttaacccattgcgttaccgcccgaatcccatagtttctcttttctcatctcttcctctctcaataaaaaatgaaattataaaaaatatataaaagcagcGGCTTGATGCTctcgcacctggctgagcgcatgtgttaaatatgcaaggacccaggatcgacCCCTccgttcccacctgcgggggtggatgggggaagttttataagtggtgaagcagtgttgcaggtgtctttctctttccttctctatcacctcttccctctagatttctggctctgtccaataaataaataaagataacagtttttttaaatatataaaagcaaaaGTGACTGATTATTTGAAATGCCGGAATTAATTCAgttattgttcttttatttttaggaagCAGAAGGATCATTGCTAATGAAAGCAAAACCTAAACAACCATTCTTGAAGCGAGGGGAAGGTTTAGCTAGGTTCACCAATGCCAAATCTAAgcttcagaaagggagagaaggcacaCTAGCAACTAACATTTCAGAGGACCAACCTGGGTTTAAAGTAGACAGACAGCAATTCCAGCGGAAGACTGCTCTTATAAGTAAAGAACTGTGTATAGAGAACCCTCCTgttaaaaagaacaataaagcTAGAATGAAGAGTGGCTCTGTCCCATTTAATCAGAAGCCAAGAGTACTTATGAAGAATAATAGAAAAAGTCTTTCTCCATCAGGCTTGAAAATGCCAATAGCTAAGAAATCTGAACGGCAATTTAGAGGCCAGATTAAATCAGAAAAACTTATTGAATCTAGTAATAAAGAAAATGTACCTGAGTGTACAAAACCTTGTGACAGTAGTTGCAAAGTCTGGAATACGATACGAGGTAAAGACAAGCCTCTTCCTGTGGCGACAGGCAGCGGTGTGGCTTCTAAGAGCCGGATAAGCCAGACTGTGAAAGAGTCAGAGTCTTCTCTGGACCTTTCTCTGCAGAAGAAGTTAGAGAATTGGGAacgagaaaaagagaaggaaaatttgGAATTAGATGAATTTCTGTTTTTAGAACAAGCTGCTGATGAAATCTCAttttccagtaattcctcttttgTACTGAAGATCTTAGAGAGGGATCAGCAGATCTGCAAAGGGCACCGGCTATCTTCCACCCCTGTCAAAACTGTGCCACAGGAGAACAAGACATCAGATCGCACTAATCAGTGCAATCAGAATGCTGATCGAGACTCTGCTGAGTGTGGAAGTAAGAGTGACTGTAAGGTCACACCCATACAACTTGATTCAGTACCCTTATCTGATGGATTGAGGGAACAGTCTCCCAGAGTCAGCAGGAAAGAACCCCAGATGAGCACTTGTGAAAATCAAACTGGATGGAGTGCAAGTGATGATGAGGGTGTTATGAATAGCGACAGTAGCACTGACTCTGAGGAACAACTTAATGTTACCATAAAGCCAgctgaggataaagaaagggccTTTAACGGCAGAGAAGATAGCCCACAAACCTCTGATGCTAAGGCACCAGTTAGAGACAATGGTGGGACCCAAGAAGGTAAAAGGAAAGATGTTGATCTAGATTTGTCTGATAAAGACTACAGTAGTGATGAATCTATTATAACAGAAAGcttgaaaaacaagatttcaCAGTCCTCAAGAACATCTTTATCGGTAAGTACCAACAATATTGACTTTGATGATGAAAGAACTTGGACTGACCTGGAAGAAAGTTCTTTTAAGAGTGATGTTATTCTTGGAAATGAAGCCATTTATGGCACTCTTCAGACAACCCACCCTAAGAAAAGTGAGCTGTGTGTGCCAGATAAAACAATAAAGAGGAAGGTTGCACCAGTCAAGAAGGGAGAAGACTTGAGCAGATTCAGTAGGAGCAccagtcctcctcctccatcagagCTGATGATGAAGTATTTCCCTTCTTTGAAACCCAAACCAAGATCAGATTCACACTTGGGAAATGAATCCAAGTTAAATACAAGTGAAGACCAACCACCTGGTAAGTCAGAGCATTGTAAGTTAGTAGGCTGTTGGGAAAGTCATTACGTatttttctctgcaaaaatgcatcatgactttttttgtatttatttattggatagagacaaccaaaaactgagaaggaaaggggatataggaggagagagagagacacagttctgcttcaccactcgcaaagctttccccctgcaccttgtgctttgtaatatgtgcgctcaatcaggtgcctcATTACCCAACCAAACCCCATCATGATTTTTCTAACAGCCCAATAGAAACATAATGTTAAGATTTTTTGATACTTTGATATCAGGATACTTAaagttctctttttattttattgatttaataatgatcgataagattgtaggaaaagaggggtacaattccatacagttcccactgccagagttctatatcccatcccctccatcagaaggttccctattctttatccttttgagagcatggacccagcatcattatggggtgcagaaggtggaaggcttggcttctgtaattgcttctccactggacatgggcattggcaggtcgatccatacccccagcctgtctccatATTTCCCTAGTgagctagggctctggagaggtggggttcaggacacattggtgagatcatcttcccagaggagtcaggttggtgtcatggtagcctctgcaattcggtggctgaaaagcattaagatagaaagtagaacaaattgttaagtaatcaggaacctaaaggtaagaatagagcacatgagatttggggtctcttttggaaaaagtctgttttaggtatattccaaaggactcataacttttataatttttgcctgtgcctgacagctaatatgcagatggactaaagATACTGTCTAGggacatggtgtcagagttggaaatatgacTAGGAAGCTTAAAGTTCTAAGCTACCTAGTAACTCAGTACAAAAAAGTAGATGAattgttgaaaaacaaaattttttattggggaaattaaaaaaatatatattttatttttgtgagagatgcagagagagacagagaaacaccagagcactgcttagctctggtttatggtggtatggaggattgaacctggggctttggagcctcaggcatgaaagtctttgcatagcccttatgctatctcccccgcccctggGGAAATTTTTATTAGACCTTTAAGACTGTTACATAGAACACAGTgccacatctccccaagataaaTGTCCATACACCTCATGAAATTTGATTTCATGTGTGCATGAAAATAATGTAACAGTAGTCTTAACAAGATTTAAATAAATTACACGTTTCGATTTTTTCATTCAAGTTTTTCTCTTGCCAGAAAATCAGAAGAGCATAGGAATTGCATGCATAAGGCTCCCAGCACTGCAAATGCCAAAACTGAATGTTGTTTTGACCTCTcgatcataaaaaaataatagtaataaaaaagctTGCCATATTCCTTAGGTATTAAGAGTCattggtggggatcaggggcttgaacctgggtccttgtgcactgttacgtgtgagcttaactaggtgtgctaccacctgacccccttaggTCTTTTTCCACACATATACTAGGACCTCAGTACTCTCTTCACTTTGTCAAGTAGAAAAACTGTATAGTATATATCTATATACTGCTATTTTTACCCTTTTTGTAGGTATAGAAGTATAACCAATTTCTTTTGTGATATTTACCTACAGTGTAAAATATTTTTGCTTTGCAATTAATGAAcagaaatatattcattaaattaaaaaaaaaagtcatacaggggctgggtggtaatgcagcaggttaagcacacatggagtgaagctcaaggacctgctcaaagatcctggtttgagcccttggcttcccacctacagggggggtctctttacaagcagtgaagcaggtctgtctatctttctctacccctctctgtcttcccctcctctctgtcctgttcaacaataataatagcagtaacaacaaaagggcaacaaaaatgggaaaagtggcctccaggagcagctgattcatagcacaggcactgagccccagcaatgaccctggagacaaaaaaaaaaaagtcatacttgACTATAAATATAACTAACTACTGAATTAAGTTCCTTAGGAAGACCCAATTCACCCCTCTTGAATATACCACTCAGCTTCTTCTGGGGGAGAAAAACCAGAAAGGCATGAATTCTGGTCATAAGATCTCCATCCTCGTCTccaactgtttttttcttttctttttattattattatttatttattattggatagatacagagagaaatcgaaagggggggagatagagagggagagagacagacacctgcagcccgccttcaccactcatgactctcctcctgctggtgggaactaggggcttgaatctgggcccttgtgcactgtaatgtgtggccttaactaggtgtgccaccacctggcccccctttaatttttctgacatacacagaaagagagggagagggagagagaaaggaaaaaaggagaaaaggagagtcaGCTGTAGCAGTATTCCACTGTTAGTGAGTAGTGGGGATTTAGAAAGCATCCCTGACGCAGAATGGTTTCCGTTTTCATATCTTCAATTTTTCTAAATAAACCTTTTGTCCTTTGCACAAATGATGGAAGTggaaaaatgtattattattgtgAAGTGTTGGGCAGAGGAACAATTTCTGCTTTATTtcattgctttgtttttgttacgTGAAGGATTATTTCTAATGTGTATGTGTAATATGTTCACTGGGGAAATGTAGGTAGGACCATACACGTGCATGATATTAGGACTGAGAGGCATTTCCAGCTcaactttttcattattattattattattattatttaatttttaactttattttggatagagacaaagacatggaaagggaagggggagatagaaaaggagagggagggggtcaggtggtagcacagtgggttaaccgcatgtggcacaaagtaaggACCTACTAagaatgccagtttgagcccacagctccccacctgaagggtcgagttcattttacaagtggtgaagcaggtctgcaggtgtctttttctccccttttttgtcttccccatcctctctccatttcttttgtttgttttgatttttttttatcatttatttatttaaacattttttttatttataaaaaggacacgttgactaaaccataggataagaagtgtacaactccatacaattcctaccactagaactccatatcccattccctcccctgttagctttcctattctttatcgctctgggagtatggacccaaagtcattatgggatgcagaaggtgaaaggtctggcttctgtaattgcttccctgctgaacatgggcattaacaggtcattccatactcccagcctgtctctctctctctttccttagtgggaaagggctctaggagctccaggacacattggtggggttgtctgtccaaggaagtctggtcagcatcatgctagcatctggaacctggtggctgaaagagttaacatacaaagccaaacaaattgttgatcaatcatggacctaaaggctagaatagtgcagatgaagagttgggggtcctccattttgtagatagctagtaagcatattttagttatattccaaagggcctgtggctatactaatgtttttttttttttcccctgagcctgaaatctgatatgcaggtggatccaagttattgtctgggaagatgatgtcatgtctggaaaaaggaccagaaagctggattagggaagagagtagctccctaatatgggagaggggtataaatattgttgactgtaaaccccatcgatttgatgtgatctggggcccatattcagcttaggagtctatgtgacctctgcatccctatagatctgagctcacattctgtggtcatgagtaagaacattccaagctcctctctccatttctctctgtcctatccaacaaggacatcaataataataataagcataacaatgataaaaaaaaaagacaagggcaacaaagggaaaaaaatagattataggagcagtggattcatggtgcaggcactgagccccagcaataaccttggaggcaaaaaaaaaggagagggaaagagacatggatgcctgcagggccaggtggtggcatacctggtttagcacacatgttacaatgtgcaaggacctgggttctagcccctggttctcacctgcagggagaaagctttgtgagtggtgaagtaggtgtctctctccctctccctcttttcctctcgatttctggctatctctgtaaattcaaaaatttttttaataaaaaaaagaaagatgcctgtcatactacttcaccgcttgtgaagtttcccttctacaggtagggactgggggtttgaagctgggtccttttgAAGTGTGACATTTTCACTctatcagatgcaccactgcccagccccccaagcccctaatttttcatcttttaattagaaaaagagagaaacagagaagagaggctctattgcactgctccatcattcatgaGCTCTCTAGTGCCATCCATGTTACCTTCCAAGTTCCTGTGgtgctggaacttgaacccagggctttctaCACAGCCAGGCATATGATCTTCCCACAGTGAACTATCTGCTGAGCCTTccagtactatttatttatttatttatttaaaatgcattttgagacttccggaggcggggctacggagcagcagcagctgtgtttctctcctctcctgagtcaactaggaatatcaaaggagacaatctgggaccacaacaagacaggactagaacgacttcaggaacctaccaaatcacccatgagtgcaaacacgtgtagcttgtggacagagaggagcctagagagagattaagtggctggtaacagtccggcagtttatcagctgagacaccacctccagtctgtttcacccacaaaaagatgactgaaggaagaagaggactcccctaagactcactaaatgcaactgttgagtctccattgctactgccctcagaatctggagcagtggtggggaggccctgtgctgacaccaggggaaagagaactaaccaggaaactcaggagaagatctatacctctgtgcCCTAGCAATGGgtatatgagagtctctttgcataaccactttgctatctctcccccaccctgctttatctcttggtcaagagtaagggattaagctaagaagcctacttatagtttaaaagccctcaggctcccatagcctacagggaagaaaaagaacaaaagaggcttttaaaccactgaactccaactcggattaaagtaatattgaaacaactgccaaccctttaattaccttacttagacacaaatcaatccaggcaagtgtgatcagtaatttgaaaggtaatgagagagggacctcataacatactacatagaatggttaaaccaacaagaagaaatattggagaagtgaaccaggacaagagtccagataaaaccCCCCgaaaagttgaagcacaaaataatgaggacaatatccaaacactagttaaggaaataatcacaggtgagtaaagagtttgaaaaaattgtcatcagaaatgcagaaacaaccaatgagaccttGGAAgagaacactaattatctcaagcttattagagagctgaaagctgaaatagctgagctaagaacagaactagctgaacaagctaaaacagtatcagaacagggcaacaaaatagatgaactccagaaaatagtagaggagagagaatagataaAATGAGGctcaagacagaattagcaagattgaggacacattagagacaactaaaaaagaagtatgaaatctcgagattaagagatactgaaaaccacAACAGAGACcaatgggatgacttaaaaagaaataatatacgcattattggcttactagaggaagaaagggaaagcattctttaggataTAATAGCCGAGAACTTCTCTAATGtagacatcaaagacataaaggttcaagaagcccagaaggtcccaaacagaattaacccagtcttaaagacaccaagacacatcctatttagaatggaaagggataaggataaagaaaggatcatgaaggctgcaagagaaaaacagagagtcatctacagaggaataCAACATCACTGGAGTTGgtcgatagcacagcaggttaagcacaagtggtgcaaagcacaaggactggcgtaaggttcccagttcaagcccccagcttcccacctgtaggtgagttgcttcacaggcagtgaagtaggtctgtaggtgtctgtctttctctcccccatcttcccctcctttctccatttctctctgtcctatccaccaacaacgacatcaacaacaacaacaataataactacaataaaacaaaaagggcaacaaaagggaataaataaatatttttttaaaatactacatcactttatgatcaaaacactacaaaaaatgggaatagatggaaaattcctgaagatagtggagtctacatatagcaaacctacagccaacatcatactcaatggtgaaaaactggaagcatttcccctcagatcaggtactagacatggctgcccactatcaccattattattcaacatagtgttgc
This portion of the Erinaceus europaeus chromosome 7, mEriEur2.1, whole genome shotgun sequence genome encodes:
- the CENPJ gene encoding centromere protein J isoform X2, which encodes MHSSNMFFDEQNNVCRITHQDLVPSSKNDASNSFYVGKHQETLVKNNTKEENHNHPTGQSILPCWEEMMEQMQEGDDMNVVKSGDSSEVVNIEERPIKAATRERKQTFEDYLEEQIWLEEQELKKRQLREAEGSLLMKAKPKQPFLKRGEGLARFTNAKSKLQKGREGTLATNISEDQPGFKVDRQQFQRKTALISKELCIENPPVKKNNKARMKSGSVPFNQKPRVLMKNNRKSLSPSGLKMPIAKKSERQFRGQIKSEKLIESSNKENVPECTKPCDSSCKVWNTIRGKDKPLPVATGSGVASKSRISQTVKESESSLDLSLQKKLENWEREKEKENLELDEFLFLEQAADEISFSSNSSFVLKILERDQQICKGHRLSSTPVKTVPQENKTSDRTNQCNQNADRDSAECGSKSDCKVTPIQLDSVPLSDGLREQSPRVSRKEPQMSTCENQTGWSASDDEGVMNSDSSTDSEEQLNVTIKPAEDKERAFNGREDSPQTSDAKAPVRDNGGTQEGKRKDVDLDLSDKDYSSDESIITESLKNKISQSSRTSLSVSTNNIDFDDERTWTDLEESSFKSDVILGNEAIYGTLQTTHPKKSELCVPDKTIKRKVAPVKKGEDLSRFSRSTSPPPPSELMMKYFPSLKPKPRSDSHLGNESKLNTSEDQPPGDSARSQVLREKVIELETEIEKFKFENTALAKLRTEQENCMEKLRKEIADFEQQKAKELTRIEEFKREEMRKLQKERKVFEKYTAIARAFPDKKERGEIQSLKQQIADLQEELKRKEAKWSSTHGRLRSQIEMLVKENTDLREEIKVMERFRLDAWKRAEATENSTKNSSVRFQSSQSSSGTQVEKYKRNYLPSQDKLPRKSKPVPSRDLGSLDKGQIASPREPPEPADFPDRDYKDDDEKEDEEEEIQGEISYPDGKIEKVYTNGCHVILFPNGTQKAVSADKRSVTVTFFNGDVKRVLPDESVIYYYAAAQTTHTTYPEGLEVLHFSSGQIEKHFPDGRKEITFPDQTIKNIFADGQEESIFPDGTIVRVQRDGNKIIEFNNGQRELHTAQFKRREYPDGTVKTVYANGHQETKYTSGRVRVKDKDGKVLMDTKL